Proteins encoded within one genomic window of Etheostoma cragini isolate CJK2018 chromosome 21, CSU_Ecrag_1.0, whole genome shotgun sequence:
- the dcakd gene encoding dephospho-CoA kinase domain-containing protein isoform X2 codes for MFLVGLTGGIASGKSAVSSMLRELGCPIIDADVVARKVVEPHTPAYSRIVHHFGPEILLENGEIDRQKLGQLIFANEEKRKLLNSITHPEIHKAMLKEILFYFLRGYRYVVLDVPLLFETRRLTRFLNHTVVVYCDPATQLLRLMQRDGLTQEQAEQRVAAQMPLNEKRGLANHVIENSGSREDTHRQVLRLHTKLEDSMDFLLTHRGQMQSVEGTLYIYIYIYLYQRV; via the exons ATGTTCCTGGTGGGGCTGACGGGAGGGATTGCCTCAGGGAAAAGTGCAGTGTCTTCAATGCTGCGGGAGCTGGGGTGCCCCATCATTGATGCTGATGTTGTGGCCAGGAAAG TTGTGGAGCCGCACACTCCTGCCTATTCTCGCATTGTCCACCACTTTGGGCCAGAGATCCTACTCGAGAACGGGGAGATCGACAGGCAGAAGCTGGGTCAGCTCATTTTCGCCAACGAGGAAAAGAGGAAGCTGCTGAACTCCATCACTCACCCAGAGATCCATAAAGCAATGCTCAAAGAGATCCTGTTCTACTTTCTCAGAG GATACCGCTATGTAGTGCTAGATGTGCCCCTTCTTTTTGAAACCAGACGCCTCACACGGTTTCTAAACCACACCGTTGTAGTTTACTG TGACCCTGCCACTCAGCTTTTGCGTCTAATGCAGAGGGACGGCCTGACCCAGGAGCAGGCCGAGCAGCGCGTGGCTGCACAGATGCCGCTCAATGAAAAGCGCGGCCTGGCCAATCATGTTATTGAGAACTCTGGCAGCCGAGAGGACACCCACCGACAGGTCCTGCGATTGCACACGAAGCTGGAGGACTCCATGGACTTCCTCTTA ACACACAGAGGCCAGATGCAGAGCGTGGAAGGaactctatatatatatatatatatatatctgtaccAGCGAGTGTGA
- the pus3 gene encoding tRNA pseudouridine(38/39) synthase: MSEALIRRIQELEADLKKLKSQLKERRDAGDDLSPIEHTDCRPDSNTSSSRKGKKAGKERPFDFSAQPRRHVALRLAYLGWSYQGFAVQENTDNTVEARVFEALLKTRLIQDRQSSNYHRCGRTDKGVSAFSQVITIDVRSTQFCGGPGVTVPEHVDVSAKNKATGPELPYVKMLNRVLPPDIRILDWAPVAEGFSARFDCQSRTYRYYFPRGSLDVTLMADAAKRYEGTHDFRNLCKMDVGNGVLQFERTILSASVKPVQPQHINSTNQNDLFIFEIKGLAFLYHQVRCMMALLLLIGQKLEASDIINKLLDVQSNPRKPQYSMAVDYPLVLYDCHFEGLSWKQECEEVNHVLSALQHHWTQSAIKTHVVHGMIQGLEAIGGVSSNHCWLVEGSKQRNYRPLLERPCCESLESRINHFVKRGRLEQEEGENGSEMVHRGKRSKHSHVSPSLPVSSEMPVSKQSTDQKAED; the protein is encoded by the exons ATGTCAGAGGCTTTAATCAGGAGAATACAGGAGCTGGAGGCAGACCTGAAGAAGCTCAAGTCCCAgctgaaggagaggagagacgcTGGAGATGATCTATCTCCTATTGAACACACAGACTGCAGACCTGATTCTAataccagcagcagcagaaagggTAAGAAAGCAGGCAAAGAGCGTCCTTTTGACTTTTCCGCCCAGCCTCGGCGCCATGTGGCCCTGCGGCTGGCTTACCTGGGATGGTCCTATCAGGGGTTTGCAGTTCAGGAGAACACTGACAACACTGTGGAGGCCCGAGTCTTTGAGGCTTTGCTGAAGACGCGGCTGATACAGGACCGACAGAGCTCCAACTATCATCGGTGTGGACGTACTGATAAAGGAGTCAGTGCTTTTTCCCAA GTCATAACTATTGATGTACGCTCCACGCAATTTTGTGGAGGACCTGGCGTCACCGTCCCTGAACATGTTGATGTTAGTGCCAAAAATAAAGCTACTGGCCCCGAGCTTCCATATGTGAAGATGCTGAACAGAGTCCTGCCCCCGGACATTAGGATCTTGGACTGGGCGCCAGTAGCAGAGGGCTTTAGTGCACGCTTTGACTGTCAGTCCCGCACGTACCGGTACTACTTCCCTCGCGGATCCTTGGATGTAACGCTGATGGCAGATGCTGCAAAAAG ATACGAGGGCACTCATGACTTTCGCAACCTTTGCAAAATGGATGTGGGCAACGGAGTTCTGCAGTTTGAGAGGACCATCTTGTCAGCATCAGTCAAGCCGGTGCAGCCTCAGCACATCAACAGCACAAATCAAAATGATCTCTTTATATTTGAAATCAAAGGACTGGCCTTCCTTTACCACCAG GTACGATGCATGATGGCACTGCTTCTCCTGATTGGGCAGAAACTGGAAGCCTCGGACATAATAAATAAGCTTCTGGATGTTCAGAGTAACCCCAGGAAGCCCCAATACAG CATGGCAGTAGACTACCCGCTGGTGCTGTACGACTGCCACTTTGAAGGTTTGAGCTGGAAACAGGAGTGTGAAGAGGTGAACCACGTCCTGTCTGCACTGCAGCACCACTGGACCCAGAGTGCAATCAAGACCCACGTCGTCCATGGGATGATCCAGGGTTTGGAGGCCATAG GTGGTGTGTCCTCTAATCATTGCTGGCTAGTAGAAGGCAGCAAGCAGAGAAACTACAGGCCCCTGCTGGAGCGTCCATGCTGCGAGAGCCTGGAGTCCAGAATAAACCATTTTGTCAAAAGAGGCAGGCTGGAGCAGGAGGAAGGGGAGAATGGAAGTGAAATGGTCCACAGAGGGAAAAGGTCCAAACATTCCCACGTCTCCCCCAGTCTGCCAGTTTCTTCAGAGATGCCAGTGTCAAAACAAAGTACAGATCAAAAAGCAGAAGATTAA
- the LOC117936495 gene encoding CD63 antigen-like — translation MCSFGGVKCCFVFFNLLFLASGVTLIIIGVQQHLTYSRMGTFAGRGLIKMAIVLIAVGSTIALVSLLGHLGAFFDKYSMVACFISILIIIIILEILTGAVFYAFRSRTVVLKGAKSALDYNSRTQRVIHEYSPEKRHTIDQIQEKFKCCGANSPSDWSSSMGWVNHDAVPDSCCVEKSQGCGKNKNKIHKTGCITAIRIFVLKNLVWVGAVCIALGVSEVFGVVVGVCLCIKLKKKDYEDVS, via the exons ATGTGCTCGTTTGGCGGTGTCAAATGTTGCTTCGTTTTCTTCAATTTGCTCTTTTTG gcATCTGGAGTCACTCTCATCATCATCGGAGTACAGCAACACTTGACTTACTCGCGGATGGGAACTTTTGCAGGGCGCGGCCTGATTAAAATGGCCATAGTCCTCATTGCAGTGGGTTCCACCATAGCCCTCGTCTCCCTCTTGGGCCATTTGGGGGCATTCTTTGATAAATATTCTATGGTGGCTTGT TTCATCAGCATCCTgatcatcattatcattttgGAGATACTCACAGGGGCTGTCTTTTACGCATTTCGCAGCAGG ACTGTTGTCCTTAAGGGTGCTAAAAGTGCTTTGGACTACAACAGCAGAACACAAAGGGTGATCCATGAATACAGCCCGGAGAAGAGACACACCATAGACCAAATTCAGGAAAAG TTCAAATGCTGTGGCGCAAACAGCCCCTCTGACTGGTCCAGCAGTATGGGCTGGGTGAACCATGATGCCGTGCCAGATTCCTGTTGCGTGGAGAAGAGTCAGGGATGTGGaaagaacaagaacaaaatacacaaaacg GGTTGTATCACGGCCATCAGGATCTTTGTGTTGAAAAACCTGGTGTGGGTCGGTGCGGTCTGCATTGCTCTTGGAGTCTCAGag GTTTTTGGAGTAGTTGTCGGAGTGTGCTTGTgcataaagttaaaaaaaaaagactatgaAGATGTAAGCTGA
- the dcakd gene encoding dephospho-CoA kinase domain-containing protein isoform X1 has product MFLVGLTGGIASGKSAVSSMLRELGCPIIDADVVARKVVEPHTPAYSRIVHHFGPEILLENGEIDRQKLGQLIFANEEKRKLLNSITHPEIHKAMLKEILFYFLRGYRYVVLDVPLLFETRRLTRFLNHTVVVYCDPATQLLRLMQRDGLTQEQAEQRVAAQMPLNEKRGLANHVIENSGSREDTHRQVLRLHTKLEDSMDFLLVRVIAVVATSGLGGILLYAAKLLLS; this is encoded by the exons ATGTTCCTGGTGGGGCTGACGGGAGGGATTGCCTCAGGGAAAAGTGCAGTGTCTTCAATGCTGCGGGAGCTGGGGTGCCCCATCATTGATGCTGATGTTGTGGCCAGGAAAG TTGTGGAGCCGCACACTCCTGCCTATTCTCGCATTGTCCACCACTTTGGGCCAGAGATCCTACTCGAGAACGGGGAGATCGACAGGCAGAAGCTGGGTCAGCTCATTTTCGCCAACGAGGAAAAGAGGAAGCTGCTGAACTCCATCACTCACCCAGAGATCCATAAAGCAATGCTCAAAGAGATCCTGTTCTACTTTCTCAGAG GATACCGCTATGTAGTGCTAGATGTGCCCCTTCTTTTTGAAACCAGACGCCTCACACGGTTTCTAAACCACACCGTTGTAGTTTACTG TGACCCTGCCACTCAGCTTTTGCGTCTAATGCAGAGGGACGGCCTGACCCAGGAGCAGGCCGAGCAGCGCGTGGCTGCACAGATGCCGCTCAATGAAAAGCGCGGCCTGGCCAATCATGTTATTGAGAACTCTGGCAGCCGAGAGGACACCCACCGACAGGTCCTGCGATTGCACACGAAGCTGGAGGACTCCATGGACTTCCTCTTAGTGAGGGTCATTGCTGTTGTTGCCACTAGTGGTCTGGGTGGGATACTGCTATATGCAGCCAAGTTACTTTTGTCCTAA